The following are from one region of the Desulfobacterales bacterium genome:
- a CDS encoding OmpA family protein, protein MENKLIDFIEDTQRPVDEKTWFSFDRLTFETGKATLRTESHEQLGNIAEILKAYPKVAIKIGGCTDNVGDPQANLKLSQQRANAVMADLVKLWVDPSRLKAEGYGQEHPIADNSTEEGRAKNRRIDLRITSK, encoded by the coding sequence GTGGAAAACAAACTGATCGACTTTATCGAAGATACGCAGCGCCCAGTTGACGAAAAGACATGGTTTTCGTTTGATCGGCTCACATTTGAGACCGGCAAGGCAACGCTGAGAACCGAATCGCATGAGCAGCTCGGAAATATTGCCGAGATCCTGAAGGCCTACCCAAAGGTGGCAATCAAGATCGGTGGTTGTACCGACAACGTTGGGGATCCGCAGGCGAATCTGAAACTCTCCCAGCAGCGGGCCAATGCGGTCATGGCGGATCTGGTCAAACTGTGGGTGGATCCCAGCCGCCTGAAGGCCGAGGGCTACGGCCAGGAACATCCGATCGCCGACAACAGCACTGAAGAAGGACGCGCCAAGAACCGGCGAATTGATTTAAGGATCACCAGCAAGTAA